A genomic stretch from Miscanthus floridulus cultivar M001 unplaced genomic scaffold, ASM1932011v1 fs_353_1_2, whole genome shotgun sequence includes:
- the LOC136531439 gene encoding uncharacterized protein encodes MANVHKITLVLMFCLLALGRAEYLKYKDPKQPIAVRIKDLLSQMTLAEKIGQMTQIERENATADALAKYFIGSVLSGGGSVPSPQASAEAWASMVTEMQKGALSTRLGIPIIYGIDAVHGHNNVYKATIFPHNVGLGATRDPDLVKRIGEATALEVRATGIPYVFAPCIAVCRDPRWGRCYESYSEDPKVVQSLTSLISGLQGDAPADSVGRPYVGGSKKVAACAKHYVGDGGTHKGINENNTIINTHGLMSIHMPPYYNSIIRGVSTVMVSYSSWNGEKMHANHFLVADFLKNKLKFRGFVISDWEGIDRITTPPHANYSYSIEAGVGAGVDMIMVPFRYTEFIDDLTTQVQNKVIPLSRIDDAVYRILRVKFTMGLFENPYPDASLAGELGKQEHRELAREAVRKSLVLLKNGKSAPLLPLPKKAGKILVAGSHANDLGNQCGGWTITWQGSSGNTTAGTTILSGIEATVDPGTQVVYSENPDSSVLADKYDYAIVVVGEPPYAETFGDNLNLTIPAPGPSVIQSVCKATKCVVVLISGRPLVVEPYLGDMDAFVAAWLPGSEGQGVADALFGDYGFTGKLSRTWFKSVDQLPMNVGDKHYDPLFPFGFGLTTKGTK; translated from the exons ATGGCGAACGTGCACAAGATCACCCTTGTTCTCATGTTCTGCCTGCTAGCGTTGGGGAGAGCAGAGTACCTCAAGTACAAGGATCCGAAGCAGCCTATCGCTGTTCGCATCAAGGATCTGCTGAGTCAGATGACTCTTGCTGAAAAGATTGGCCAGATGACCCAGATTGAGAGGGAAAATGCCACAGCCGACGCACTGGCGAAATACTTCATAG GTAGCGTACTGAGTGGCGGAGGTAGTGTGCCTTCTCCTCAAGCATCTGCTGAGGCTTGGGCCTCCATGGTGACTGAGATGCAGAAGGGTGCTCTTTCTACACGTCTAGGTATCCCGATCATCTACGGTATTGATGCCGTGCATGGTCACAATAACGTCTACAAAGCTACTATTTTCCCTCACAACGTCGGGCTTGGAGCTACCAG GGACCCTGACCTCGTTAAGAGAATTGGAGAAGCAACTGCTCTTGAAGTTAGAGCTACTGGAATTCCTTATGTCTTTGCTCCCTGTATTGCG GTTTGTAGAGATCCAAGATGGGGACGCTGCTATGAGAGCTACAGTGAGGACCCAAAGGTTGTCCAGTCACTGACTTCACTCATCTCTGGCTTGCAAGGCGATGCTCCTGCGGATTCCGTGGGAAGACCATATGTTGGTGGAAG TAAGAAGGTTGCTGCATGCGCGAAGCActatgttggtgatggtggaacGCATAAGGGAATCAACGAGAACAACACGATCATCAACACACATGGACTGATGAGCATCCATATGCCTCCTTACTATAACTCTATTATCCGAGGTGTCTCTACAGTCATGGTCTCGTACTCCAGCTGGAATGGAGAGAAGATGCACGCAAACCATTTCCTAGTCGCAGATTTTCTCAAGAACAAGCTCAAGTTTAGG GGTTTTGTGATTTCCGACTGGGAGGGCATTGATCGGATCACTACTCCTCCTCATGCCAACTATTCTTATTCAATTGAGGCTGGAGTTGGTGCTGGTGTTGACATG ATCATGGTTCCATTCAGATACACAGAATTCATCGATGATCTCACGACACAAGTTCAGAACAAGGTCATCCCCCTGAGCAGAATCGACGACGCCGTTTACAGGATCCTCCGTGTCAAGTTCACCATGGGTCTATTTGAAAACCCTTACCCCGATGCTAGCCTTGCGGGCGAACTCGGGAAGCAA GAACACCGGGAATTGGCACGTGAAGCCGTCAGGAAGTCCCTGGTTCTTCTGAAGAACGGAAAGTCCGCACCGTTGCTGCCCCTCCCGAAGAAGGCTGGTAAGATTTTGGTCGCCGGTAGCCACGCCAATGACCTGGGCAACCAGTGCGGAGGATGGACGATCACATGGCAAGGAAGCAGCGGCAACACCACTGCTG GCACGACGATCCTCTCCGGAATCGAGGCCACCGTGGATCCCGGCACGCAGGTGGTGTACTCAGAGAACCCGGACAGCAGCGTGCTCGCCGACAAGTACGACTACGCGATCGTGGTGGTCGGGGAGCCGCCGTACGCGGAGACGTTCGGCGACAACCTGAACCTGACGATCCCGGCGCCCGGGCCGAGCGTGATCCAGTCGGTGTGCAAGGCCACCAAGTGCGTGGTGGTCCTCATCTCCGGCAGGCCCCTGGTGGTGGAACCGTACCTGGGCGACATGGACGCGTTCGTTGCGGCGTGGCTGCCGGGGTCGGAGGGGCAGGGCGTGGCGGACGCCCTGTTCGGCGACTACGGGTTCACGGGCAAGCTGTCGCGGACGTGGTTCAAGTCGGTGGACCAGCTGCCCATGAACGTGGGCGACAAGCACTACGACCCGCTCTTCCCGTTCGGCTTCGGGCTCACCACCAAGGGCACGAAATGA